One genomic segment of Paenibacillus durus includes these proteins:
- the jag gene encoding RNA-binding cell elongation regulator Jag/EloR yields the protein MNKVVATGKTIEEAVKRGLAQLAAEKDKVTVTVLEQPSRGFLGLIGAKDAKVELTLLPEPAPVSAASAPSLPQQNETETTREAIGGAPRQDSEKPVEEAYQEAIRFIVDVARSMGLHVDVEVIHSKDADTLQISGPDLGLLIGRRGQTLDALQYLANIVANRYSDSFIRLVLDAENFRQRRKKTLEDLADRLAGRVVRTRKEVVLEPMPSQERKIIHSRLQDHRQVNTYSKGEEPNRRVVITLK from the coding sequence ATGAACAAAGTCGTCGCGACAGGGAAAACCATTGAAGAAGCTGTAAAGCGCGGACTTGCCCAGTTGGCAGCCGAAAAGGACAAGGTTACGGTCACCGTGCTTGAACAGCCGTCAAGAGGATTCCTGGGATTAATCGGTGCGAAGGACGCGAAGGTGGAACTGACCTTGCTTCCTGAACCTGCACCGGTATCAGCGGCGAGTGCTCCATCACTGCCTCAGCAGAACGAAACAGAGACGACAAGAGAGGCGATCGGGGGCGCACCCCGCCAGGATTCCGAAAAACCGGTAGAGGAAGCTTATCAGGAGGCCATTCGTTTTATAGTGGATGTCGCCCGGAGTATGGGACTTCACGTAGATGTGGAAGTCATTCACTCCAAGGATGCCGACACACTGCAAATCTCCGGTCCGGATTTGGGGCTGCTGATTGGCAGAAGAGGACAAACTCTCGATGCATTGCAATATTTGGCCAATATCGTTGCCAATCGTTATTCCGACAGCTTTATCCGTCTTGTGCTGGATGCGGAGAATTTCCGTCAACGGCGCAAGAAGACGCTTGAGGATCTGGCAGACCGTCTGGCAGGCAGGGTCGTTCGTACCCGCAAGGAAGTTGTGCTGGAGCCCATGCCGTCGCAAGAGCGGAAGATTATCCATTCCAGACTTCAGGATCACCGCCAGGTGAACACCTACAGCAAGGGCGAAGAGCCGAATCGCCGTGTCGTTATTACATTGAAGTAG